A part of Prevotella melaninogenica genomic DNA contains:
- a CDS encoding polysaccharide biosynthesis protein — MKVFDKLLNWYLSKNALPYWVILAIDIAICYFSGILVFWFYYHGAVSPQHILLLSKTIFMYMIFNLIGFRIFRTYSGIIRYSSFVDLQRVVLAMLLSLVVAEVMHYVIYHWDLVFVRLQGRQIAAMYLVATIGMMTFRILTKSLYDVLFNTDKGIRTLIYGVKDGGVGLAKNIRSDKPRKFLLKGFIAHDPSIKGKMLMGEKIYLVDDNLAERIKSLKIKAVLVSPLQNERFRNDTKLQDILLSLGIQIFMSSTEKGWSQNDDYTKVQLKEISIEDLLPRDQINVDMDSIGNLLHDKKIMITGSAGSIGSEMVRQIAIYKPAELILIDQAETPQHNIRLMMQFEWPDIKAHTIVASISNQDRMEKIFQTYKPDYVFHAAAYKHVPMMENNPSESIQNNVWGTKVIADLSVKYDVKKFVMISTDKAVNPTNVMGCSKRICEIYCQSLNKMINEQANGKSTTQFVTTRFGNVLGSNGSVIPLFEKQIKAGGPVTVTDPNIIRFFMLIPEACKLVLEAGTHGGGGEIFVFDMGKPVRIADLAKRMIKLSGAENIEIKYTGLRAGEKLYEEVLSTTENTLPSFHEKIRIAEVREYDFNEVNKQIDSLIALSHTYNDMAIVEKMKEIVPEYVSNNSKYSVLDK, encoded by the coding sequence ATGAAAGTATTTGACAAGTTATTGAATTGGTATCTTTCGAAGAATGCACTACCATATTGGGTTATTTTGGCCATAGACATTGCTATCTGTTATTTTTCAGGTATCCTTGTTTTCTGGTTTTACTATCATGGTGCAGTATCCCCTCAGCATATTCTATTATTGAGCAAAACGATATTTATGTACATGATTTTTAACCTTATTGGTTTTAGAATTTTTCGTACATACTCAGGTATTATTCGCTATTCTTCCTTTGTCGATTTACAGCGAGTCGTATTAGCAATGCTCCTTTCACTTGTTGTTGCAGAAGTAATGCATTATGTTATCTATCATTGGGACCTTGTGTTTGTTCGACTTCAAGGAAGACAGATTGCAGCAATGTATCTTGTCGCAACTATTGGTATGATGACTTTCCGTATATTAACAAAATCACTTTATGATGTTTTATTTAATACAGATAAAGGTATTCGTACACTCATCTATGGTGTAAAAGACGGTGGTGTTGGTTTGGCTAAAAATATTAGAAGTGACAAGCCTCGTAAATTTCTTTTGAAAGGTTTTATCGCTCATGACCCTTCAATAAAAGGCAAAATGCTAATGGGTGAGAAAATCTATCTTGTTGATGATAATCTTGCAGAACGTATTAAATCGTTAAAGATAAAGGCTGTTTTGGTTTCTCCATTGCAGAATGAACGTTTTCGTAATGACACGAAATTGCAAGATATACTCTTATCTCTTGGTATCCAAATCTTCATGAGCTCTACAGAGAAAGGATGGAGTCAGAATGATGATTATACTAAGGTACAGCTTAAGGAAATTAGTATTGAAGACTTGCTTCCACGTGACCAGATTAATGTTGATATGGATTCTATAGGAAATCTGTTGCATGATAAGAAAATTATGATTACAGGTTCTGCTGGTAGTATTGGTTCAGAGATGGTACGTCAGATTGCTATTTATAAGCCAGCAGAACTTATTCTTATTGATCAGGCTGAAACACCGCAGCATAATATTCGTTTGATGATGCAATTTGAATGGCCTGATATTAAAGCACATACAATTGTTGCAAGTATATCTAATCAAGACAGAATGGAGAAGATTTTCCAAACTTATAAGCCTGATTATGTATTCCATGCTGCAGCGTATAAACATGTACCAATGATGGAAAACAACCCATCAGAAAGTATACAAAATAATGTTTGGGGAACAAAAGTTATTGCAGACCTAAGCGTAAAATATGACGTTAAGAAGTTTGTTATGATCTCGACTGATAAAGCTGTCAACCCAACCAATGTTATGGGGTGTTCAAAGCGTATCTGTGAAATTTATTGTCAGAGTCTTAACAAAATGATTAATGAACAAGCAAATGGAAAGTCCACAACACAATTTGTTACCACTCGTTTTGGTAATGTATTGGGTTCTAATGGTTCTGTTATTCCATTGTTTGAGAAACAGATTAAGGCTGGTGGTCCAGTAACAGTTACTGACCCTAATATTATTCGATTCTTCATGTTGATACCAGAAGCATGTAAGTTAGTGCTTGAAGCAGGTACCCATGGAGGTGGAGGAGAAATCTTCGTATTCGATATGGGTAAACCTGTCAGAATTGCAGATCTTGCTAAACGAATGATAAAGCTTTCTGGTGCAGAGAATATTGAGATTAAATATACTGGTTTACGTGCAGGTGAGAAGCTATATGAAGAGGTTTTGAGTACGACCGAGAATACACTTCCAAGTTTTCATGAGAAGATTCGTATTGCTGAGGTACGTGAGTATGATTTTAATGAAGTAAACAAACAAATTGATTCACTTATAGCTTTGAGTCACACTTACAACGATATGGCAATCGTTGAGAAAATGAAAGAAATTGTACCAGAGTATGTAAGTAACAATAGTAAATACTCTGTTCTCGACAAATAA
- a CDS encoding toxin-antitoxin system YwqK family antitoxin, whose amino-acid sequence MKRLYFIILVSSLFSVATAQRVARTYIPHGAFFYNSQWQGVSSADKASYYRVLAVDDKGQKMFYDYYITGQLQAEKHYISINKQNDRNTVLNGVCRTFHKSGRVESVLQYKNGKANGRALSFFPSGNIGMKLSYRNGLLDGPCYTYTENGRLEYTTIWRNGTKVNEIKGGKDHYIDKNTNEDEFCERYRHDETLIMAQSKSISKARENVTTKDKNGIKDVTKTNTPLTKDSKTFQPAQDNLVKQESTKPADDNIKKNASSHVSTVDKYVANIKYPDSSEEKVVLIKKEKSLEMTMSQKGRFNFAYLHSLLSRENERLKGVDVLTAISHNFLLNSSQIINGFGTQKEVIFHHNMIYDVQNGKDKVTGTKPRQIGYFGTIIENKLLIERINIFTWSEEEMYLIAQEAIKAGYKTLGDVDYKSENGNFILEPNTKSMNYDEHEIIVTFTHQPNLYAGLYHIQMDIR is encoded by the coding sequence ATGAAACGTTTGTACTTTATTATACTTGTAAGTAGCTTGTTCTCTGTGGCTACAGCACAACGTGTAGCACGGACTTATATTCCTCATGGAGCTTTTTTCTATAATAGTCAGTGGCAAGGTGTCAGTAGTGCAGACAAAGCTTCTTATTATAGAGTTTTAGCTGTTGATGACAAGGGGCAGAAGATGTTTTATGATTATTATATCACAGGACAACTACAGGCTGAGAAACATTATATAAGTATAAATAAACAGAATGATCGCAACACAGTATTGAATGGGGTGTGTAGAACATTTCATAAATCGGGTAGGGTAGAGTCTGTATTACAATATAAGAATGGTAAGGCTAATGGTCGTGCTTTGTCATTTTTCCCAAGTGGAAATATTGGAATGAAATTATCTTATCGTAATGGACTACTTGATGGTCCGTGTTATACTTATACAGAGAATGGGCGCTTAGAATACACTACTATTTGGCGTAATGGTACTAAAGTCAATGAGATAAAAGGTGGTAAAGACCATTACATTGATAAGAATACTAATGAAGATGAATTCTGTGAGCGGTATCGTCACGACGAAACTTTGATTATGGCACAATCAAAAAGTATATCTAAAGCAAGGGAAAATGTAACAACAAAAGATAAGAATGGGATAAAGGATGTTACAAAAACAAATACACCACTTACAAAAGATTCTAAAACGTTCCAACCTGCACAAGATAACTTGGTAAAACAAGAGAGTACAAAACCTGCTGATGACAATATTAAAAAAAATGCTTCAAGTCATGTGTCAACAGTAGATAAATATGTTGCTAATATAAAATACCCAGATAGTTCTGAAGAAAAAGTAGTACTGATTAAGAAAGAGAAGTCTTTAGAAATGACTATGTCACAAAAAGGAAGATTTAATTTTGCATATCTTCATAGTCTGTTAAGTAGAGAGAATGAGCGCTTAAAGGGTGTAGACGTGTTAACAGCCATTAGTCATAATTTTCTATTAAATTCTTCACAGATTATTAACGGCTTCGGTACACAGAAGGAAGTAATCTTCCATCATAACATGATTTATGATGTGCAGAATGGTAAGGACAAAGTTACAGGAACTAAGCCAAGGCAAATAGGATATTTTGGTACAATTATAGAAAACAAACTCCTCATAGAACGAATTAATATCTTCACTTGGTCAGAAGAGGAAATGTATCTTATTGCACAAGAAGCAATCAAAGCTGGATATAAAACGCTTGGAGATGTTGACTATAAGTCAGAGAATGGAAATTTTATTCTTGAACCAAACACAAAATCAATGAATTATGATGAGCATGAGATTATTGTCACTTTTACTCACCAGCCTAATCTTTATGCAGGACTTTACCATATCCAAATGGATATAAGATGA